A genomic region of Clavibacter michiganensis subsp. insidiosus contains the following coding sequences:
- a CDS encoding UbiA family prenyltransferase: MSCGTPSEIIVAARRLVLISRPVLWINTIGSGLVAIWLTGALFDLRALPIILWLTLPFNLLIYGVNDVYDQDTDAANPRKGSIEGARIRQSEVRLIAWAVAAVNIPFLVCFLLVLPPLANAAILLYAGVFVFYSVPPLRFKARPFLDSLSNAAYALPLVIVPAALEVTPVWPAALGLMAWSVAKHAFDAVQDIVEDRDAGITTTAVRLGPRGTAVWSGAWWIVSTALFAVVSVPVAALNLLIAGILVVSLLRDPTPETGHRLYRLSVAFPYIAGTFAGVLLMVSIVLGGTP; encoded by the coding sequence ATGTCCTGTGGCACGCCCTCCGAGATCATCGTGGCCGCGCGCCGCCTCGTGCTCATCTCGCGACCGGTGCTGTGGATCAACACCATCGGGTCCGGCCTCGTGGCCATCTGGCTCACCGGCGCGCTCTTCGACCTGCGGGCCCTGCCGATCATCCTGTGGCTGACCCTGCCGTTCAACCTGCTCATCTACGGCGTGAACGACGTCTACGACCAGGACACGGACGCGGCCAACCCGCGCAAGGGCTCCATCGAGGGCGCCCGGATCCGCCAGTCCGAGGTGCGGCTCATCGCGTGGGCCGTCGCCGCCGTCAACATCCCGTTCCTCGTCTGCTTCCTGCTCGTGCTGCCGCCGCTCGCGAACGCGGCGATCCTGCTCTACGCCGGCGTGTTCGTCTTCTACTCCGTGCCCCCGCTGCGCTTCAAGGCGCGACCCTTCCTCGACTCGCTGAGCAACGCGGCCTACGCGCTGCCCCTGGTGATCGTGCCGGCGGCCCTCGAGGTGACGCCGGTCTGGCCCGCCGCCCTGGGCCTCATGGCCTGGAGCGTGGCCAAGCACGCCTTCGACGCGGTGCAGGACATCGTGGAGGACCGCGACGCGGGCATCACCACCACCGCGGTGCGGCTCGGCCCGCGCGGGACGGCCGTGTGGAGCGGGGCCTGGTGGATCGTCTCGACGGCGCTGTTCGCCGTGGTGAGCGTGCCGGTGGCGGCCCTCAACCTGCTCATCGCCGGGATCCTCGTGGTGTCGCTGCTGCGCGATCCGACGCCCGAGACCGGCCACCGCCTCTACCGCCTGTCGGTCGCCTTCCCGTACATCGCGGGGACGTTCGCCGGGGTGCTGCTCATGGTCTCGATCGTGCTGGGAGGCACCCCGTGA
- a CDS encoding response regulator: MSADPTDPAATAARASIRVLLVDDQALVRAGIRVILESEDGIEVVGEAADGEEGVRLAAALAPDVICMDVQMPRVDGLEATRRIVADPSIRAGVLMLTTFDREDYLFTALDAGASGFVLKSASPESLVEAVHVIARGDALLSPDVTRRVIERFGRGSEAPGEETAPATTPTIPTDPRVQTLTDRELEVLRLLAEGLANAEIAERLYLGEATVKTHVSRLLLKLGVRDRVQAVVFAYERGIVVPGAS, translated from the coding sequence ATGAGCGCCGACCCGACCGATCCCGCCGCCACCGCCGCGCGCGCCTCCATCCGCGTCCTGCTCGTCGACGACCAGGCGCTCGTGCGCGCCGGCATCCGCGTGATCCTCGAGAGCGAGGACGGCATCGAGGTGGTCGGCGAGGCCGCGGACGGCGAGGAGGGCGTGCGCCTCGCCGCCGCGCTCGCACCCGACGTGATCTGCATGGACGTGCAGATGCCGCGCGTCGACGGCCTGGAGGCCACGCGCCGCATCGTCGCCGACCCGTCGATCCGGGCCGGCGTCCTCATGCTCACCACGTTCGACCGCGAGGACTACCTCTTCACCGCGCTCGACGCGGGCGCGAGCGGGTTCGTGCTCAAGAGCGCGTCGCCCGAGTCGCTCGTGGAGGCCGTGCACGTGATCGCGCGGGGCGACGCGCTGCTCTCCCCCGACGTCACGCGCCGCGTCATCGAGCGCTTCGGCCGCGGATCCGAAGCCCCCGGTGAGGAGACCGCCCCCGCCACGACGCCCACGATCCCCACGGATCCGCGCGTGCAGACGCTCACCGACCGCGAGCTCGAGGTGCTGCGCCTCCTCGCCGAGGGCCTCGCCAACGCGGAGATCGCGGAGCGCCTCTACCTCGGCGAGGCGACCGTGAAGACGCACGTCTCGCGCCTGCTGCTGAAGCTCGGCGTGCGCGACCGCGTGCAGGCCGTCGTCTTCGCGTACGAGCGCGGCATCGTGGTGCCGGGCGCGAGCTGA
- a CDS encoding MFS transporter → MSGLRRDEAPTGRQHHDHRPAHPTRRGSRPTRAPHLHGGTAARTPARRRDRRPPLPAPPLQVFLGIFLGIFIGYAASYLIRNNVPLVATILRDENGFSALGLGILTNGVLLAYGFSKFLSAIVSDRSSARWFLPIGLLLSAFANLVVAFVPAVGASVALFAVVMIVNGFFQGMGWPPSGRTLVHWFSTSERGGKTAIWNVAHNVGGAGAGGLAGLAIATFGTWQSAFWFPAIVCIVIALIAFALLRDTPESEGLPPIEEHRYDPAPVETDAADEGASTWSTIRRYVIGNRTMVNLALANVFVYTLPARASPWPSRSTGSRPRTARSGCRSRRSCSSAA, encoded by the coding sequence TTGAGTGGTCTCCGGCGCGACGAGGCGCCGACCGGGAGGCAGCACCATGACCACCGACCAGCGCACCCGACCCGACGGGGCAGCCGTCCGACGCGGGCTCCTCACCTTCATGGCGGCACCGCCGCCCGCACCCCGGCTCGACGACGCGACCGTCGCCCGCCCCTACCCGCGCCTCCGCTGCAGGTCTTCCTCGGCATCTTCCTCGGCATCTTCATCGGCTACGCGGCCTCCTACCTCATCCGCAACAACGTGCCGCTGGTGGCGACGATCCTCCGCGACGAGAACGGCTTCAGCGCCCTCGGCCTCGGGATCCTCACCAACGGCGTGCTCCTCGCCTACGGGTTCAGCAAGTTCCTCAGCGCGATCGTCAGCGACCGCAGCAGCGCGCGCTGGTTCCTGCCCATCGGCCTGCTGCTGTCCGCGTTCGCCAATCTCGTGGTCGCGTTCGTGCCGGCCGTCGGCGCGTCCGTGGCGCTGTTCGCCGTGGTCATGATCGTCAACGGCTTCTTCCAGGGGATGGGCTGGCCGCCGTCCGGCCGCACGCTCGTGCACTGGTTCTCCACCTCGGAGCGCGGCGGGAAGACGGCCATCTGGAACGTCGCCCACAACGTCGGCGGCGCCGGCGCGGGCGGTCTCGCGGGTCTCGCCATCGCGACCTTCGGCACCTGGCAGAGCGCGTTCTGGTTCCCGGCGATCGTCTGCATCGTCATCGCGCTGATCGCCTTCGCGCTCCTCCGCGACACCCCCGAGTCCGAGGGCCTGCCGCCCATCGAGGAGCACCGGTACGACCCGGCGCCCGTCGAGACCGACGCCGCCGACGAGGGCGCGTCGACGTGGTCGACCATCCGCCGCTACGTCATCGGCAACCGCACCATGGTGAACCTCGCGCTCGCCAACGTGTTCGTCTACACGCTCCCGGCGAGGGCATCGCCGTGGCCGTCGCGATCTACTGGCTCTCGCCCGCGGACGGCCCGCTCTGGGTGTCGCTCGCGGCGCTCGTGCTCATCGGCGGCCTGA
- a CDS encoding rhamnogalacturonan lyase yields the protein MPTSRPLVRALVVGALLALTGATLTQAVPAASAAPAAATATTAATAATAATAATAAPAAAGSGTPLRQMERLDRAPDAAVVPGGVHLSWRMLGTDPDSIAFVVDRDGTRITPTPLTQATDLLDAGGGPGSRYTVSSVLAGVEQRVTAPFGVRTGPYASVPLDVPAGGTTPTGEAYTYSANDTSVGDADGDGRYELFVKWDPSDSKDNGKAGYTGPALLDAYRMDGTRLWRISLGPNIRAGAHYTQFQVYDYDGDGRAEVVMKTADGTVDGTGRTIGDAQADHRNAQGYVLSGPEYLTVFSGLTGAAIDTVPYDPPRGDIGSWGDTYGNRVDRFLAATAYLDGSHPSVVMTRGYYGRTALAAYDFDGTHLTERWKLDSSAPGQGAAAGQGHHNLAVADVDGDGKDEIVFGSMTVDDDGTLLYSTGLGHGDAIHVGDLVPGNPGLEAFAVHEHMQDSGNRAATMRDARTGRILWSIPGNADTGFGLTGDVDPRYPGSESWAYGLDATGALTPQLRAADGTLITDAIPDSKFAVFWDGDPLREQLGGTYDPATGAAVPVITKWNWTTRNRDVLLRADGALTDNGTKVNPMLQADLLGDWREEVVVRSADSHELRIYATTDQSDMRLRTLMQDPVYRLGVAWQNTGYDMPPQPSYFIGAGMAAPPAPRIRLTGPAAG from the coding sequence ATGCCCACGTCCCGTCCCCTCGTCCGCGCCCTGGTGGTCGGCGCCCTCCTCGCGCTCACCGGCGCCACCCTCACGCAGGCCGTGCCGGCGGCGTCGGCCGCGCCGGCAGCCGCGACGGCTACGACCGCTGCGACGGCTGCGACCGCCGCGACCGCCGCGACCGCCGCGCCTGCCGCCGCTGGATCCGGCACGCCGCTCCGCCAGATGGAGCGCCTGGACCGCGCCCCGGACGCCGCGGTCGTCCCGGGCGGCGTGCACCTGTCGTGGCGGATGCTGGGCACCGACCCCGACTCCATCGCCTTCGTGGTGGATCGCGACGGCACGCGGATTACCCCGACGCCCCTCACGCAGGCGACGGATCTCCTCGACGCCGGCGGCGGTCCGGGATCGCGGTACACCGTCTCGAGCGTCCTGGCCGGCGTCGAGCAGCGCGTCACGGCGCCCTTCGGCGTGCGGACGGGGCCGTACGCCTCCGTGCCCCTCGACGTGCCCGCCGGCGGCACCACGCCGACGGGCGAGGCCTACACGTACAGCGCGAACGACACGAGCGTGGGCGACGCAGACGGCGACGGCCGGTACGAGCTGTTCGTCAAGTGGGATCCGAGCGACTCCAAGGACAACGGCAAGGCCGGCTACACGGGCCCCGCGCTGCTCGACGCGTACCGCATGGACGGGACCCGGCTCTGGCGCATCTCGCTCGGGCCGAACATCCGCGCGGGCGCCCACTACACGCAGTTCCAGGTCTACGACTACGACGGGGACGGCCGGGCGGAGGTCGTGATGAAGACCGCGGACGGGACCGTCGACGGCACCGGGCGCACCATCGGCGACGCGCAGGCCGACCACCGGAACGCCCAGGGCTACGTCCTCTCGGGCCCCGAGTACCTCACCGTGTTCTCCGGGCTCACGGGCGCGGCGATCGACACGGTCCCGTACGACCCGCCGCGCGGCGACATCGGGTCCTGGGGCGACACCTACGGCAACCGGGTCGACCGGTTCCTCGCCGCCACCGCGTACCTCGACGGATCCCACCCCAGCGTGGTGATGACGCGCGGCTACTACGGGCGCACGGCGCTCGCGGCCTACGACTTCGACGGCACCCACCTGACGGAGCGGTGGAAGCTCGACAGCAGCGCCCCGGGCCAGGGGGCGGCCGCCGGCCAGGGTCACCACAACCTCGCGGTCGCGGACGTCGACGGGGACGGGAAGGACGAGATCGTCTTCGGCTCGATGACGGTCGACGACGACGGGACCCTCCTCTACTCGACCGGCCTCGGCCACGGCGACGCCATCCACGTGGGCGACCTCGTGCCCGGCAACCCCGGGCTGGAGGCGTTCGCCGTCCACGAGCACATGCAGGACTCCGGCAACCGCGCCGCCACCATGCGCGACGCGCGCACGGGGCGCATCCTCTGGAGCATCCCCGGGAACGCGGACACGGGCTTCGGCCTCACCGGCGACGTCGACCCGCGGTACCCCGGCTCCGAGTCGTGGGCCTACGGGCTGGACGCGACCGGCGCGCTCACGCCGCAGCTCCGCGCCGCCGACGGGACCCTCATCACGGACGCCATCCCGGACTCCAAGTTCGCCGTGTTCTGGGACGGGGACCCGCTGCGCGAGCAGCTCGGCGGCACCTACGACCCCGCGACGGGCGCCGCGGTGCCCGTCATCACCAAGTGGAACTGGACGACCCGGAACCGGGACGTCCTCCTGCGGGCCGACGGCGCCCTGACCGACAACGGCACCAAGGTGAACCCCATGCTGCAGGCCGACCTGCTCGGCGACTGGCGGGAGGAGGTCGTGGTCCGCAGCGCCGACTCGCACGAGCTCCGCATCTACGCGACGACCGACCAGTCCGACATGCGCCTGCGCACCCTCATGCAGGATCCGGTGTACCGGCTCGGCGTCGCGTGGCAGAACACGGGCTACGACATGCCGCCGCAGCCGAGCTACTTCATCGGCGCCGGGATGGCGGCTCCCCCGGCGCCGCGCATCCGTCTCACCGGGCCCGCGGCCGGGTAG
- a CDS encoding phytoene desaturase family protein, which yields MSRVVVVGGGMGGLTASALLAQAGHRVTLLEASPELGGKSRRILLGEDRIDTGPSLVTFPAVWDELLRRLGDGGRAPERTRDAGALDLVRMPEVGRYYYDGEETSLPVAPDHPWYPAWKRFSDLHAPLADDVTELLLADPLDRAALPALRRLLDVYGSRLTTRAYLDGLPWLPDGLREIIAIHTLNAGVSPARTPALYASMPAIMAETGAWVPRGGVYEIVLALGRLAEAAGVEIRTGEAVTRIERGSVTTEAGRYPADLVVSALDADRLATLTGPSRIPALPRLRPRTLSCSAVAVYGVLREELPAEIATHSVVLPTRPAALHRSLEAGDEPADTMVFVNQYRAGEVYPNPRSTLGILLTAPADGRRYTADHPFVRREVDRVSAAMGLDRPLTDLLDEQTVLDPRYYGEGGEPHGALYGAARPPWLSGPFHRPSYNDPWRPWLWRVGASVHPGGGIPAVVGGAMIAVTRLLKSNPA from the coding sequence GTGAGCCGCGTCGTCGTGGTCGGCGGCGGGATGGGCGGGCTCACCGCCTCCGCGCTGCTCGCGCAGGCGGGCCACCGCGTCACTCTGCTCGAGGCCTCCCCCGAGCTCGGCGGCAAGAGCCGTCGGATCCTGCTGGGCGAGGACCGCATCGACACCGGACCGTCGCTGGTGACGTTCCCGGCGGTGTGGGACGAGCTGCTGCGGCGGCTCGGCGACGGCGGGCGCGCGCCCGAGCGGACCCGCGACGCCGGCGCGCTCGACCTGGTGAGGATGCCCGAGGTGGGCCGCTACTACTACGACGGCGAGGAGACCTCGCTGCCGGTGGCGCCCGACCACCCCTGGTACCCCGCCTGGAAGCGGTTCTCCGACCTGCACGCGCCCCTCGCCGACGACGTGACGGAGCTGCTGCTCGCCGACCCCCTCGACCGGGCCGCCCTCCCGGCGCTGCGCCGGCTGCTGGACGTCTACGGCTCGCGCCTCACCACGCGCGCCTACCTCGACGGCCTGCCGTGGCTGCCCGACGGGCTGCGCGAGATCATCGCGATCCACACCCTCAACGCGGGCGTCTCGCCCGCGCGCACCCCGGCCCTCTACGCGAGCATGCCGGCGATCATGGCGGAGACCGGCGCCTGGGTGCCGCGCGGCGGCGTGTACGAGATCGTGCTCGCGCTGGGCCGGCTGGCCGAGGCGGCCGGGGTGGAGATCCGCACCGGCGAGGCCGTCACCCGCATCGAGCGCGGCTCGGTCACCACCGAGGCCGGCCGCTACCCCGCCGACCTCGTCGTCAGCGCCCTGGACGCCGACCGGTTGGCCACGCTGACGGGTCCGTCGCGGATCCCGGCGCTCCCCCGCCTGCGCCCCCGCACCCTCTCCTGCTCGGCCGTCGCGGTGTACGGCGTGCTGCGGGAGGAGCTGCCCGCGGAGATCGCGACGCACAGCGTGGTGCTGCCCACTCGGCCCGCGGCGCTGCACCGCAGCCTCGAGGCGGGCGACGAGCCGGCGGACACCATGGTGTTCGTCAACCAGTACCGCGCCGGCGAGGTGTACCCGAACCCGCGCAGCACCCTCGGGATCCTGCTCACCGCGCCCGCCGACGGCCGTCGCTACACGGCGGATCACCCCTTCGTGCGGCGCGAGGTCGACCGCGTCTCGGCGGCGATGGGGCTCGACCGGCCCCTCACCGACCTCCTCGACGAGCAGACCGTGCTCGATCCGCGGTACTACGGCGAGGGCGGCGAACCGCACGGCGCGCTCTACGGCGCGGCGCGACCTCCGTGGCTGAGCGGGCCGTTCCACCGCCCCTCGTACAACGACCCCTGGCGGCCCTGGCTGTGGCGGGTCGGCGCGTCGGTGCACCCCGGCGGCGGCATCCCGGCGGTGGTGGGCGGCGCGATGATCGCGGTGACCCGGCTGCTCAAGTCGAACCCGGCCTGA
- a CDS encoding sensor histidine kinase: protein MSAASAPDSVDRFWVRPRPDRAGLRFDVILALVMLVLTTFSVMQYYALGMYPTRPAVWVIAAWILLVTLPLAFRRLQPEAVTLVIAAVFIIGAYQFVPEVLFSNIAMFIAMYSLGAWGRNRVRAHIVRGVIVVGMFAWLFSALLQASGFYSLNASIFENAPDDAWIPAPVASGLVTIITNLLYFGGAWYFGDRAWASARDRCALETRTAELATERERVAEQAVTLERVRIARELHDVVAHHVSVMGVHAGAARRVLARDAEKAAASLGIVEDNARSAIEELHRMLVALRQEEDDRGSDDGAGADPTRTASTRGVDQLHELVADACGAGLTVAYDVIGTPRPLTPTVDLIVYRVAQESLTNVRKHAGAGTRVDLRLRYLAERVEVEVSDGGPAGAAASAAPAQVRGGPGGLGQRGMRERVAAVGGSIEIGPKARGGYLVRASVPTGPTPVVPPVPMPVPLDVSIPEETRA, encoded by the coding sequence ATGAGCGCCGCATCCGCACCCGACAGCGTCGACCGGTTCTGGGTGCGGCCGCGGCCCGACCGCGCCGGGCTCCGCTTCGACGTGATCCTCGCGCTCGTGATGCTCGTGCTCACCACCTTCAGCGTCATGCAGTACTACGCGCTCGGCATGTACCCGACGCGGCCCGCGGTCTGGGTGATCGCCGCCTGGATCCTGCTCGTGACGCTCCCGCTGGCGTTCCGCCGCCTGCAGCCCGAGGCCGTGACGCTCGTGATCGCCGCGGTGTTCATCATCGGCGCGTACCAGTTCGTGCCGGAGGTGCTGTTCTCCAACATCGCCATGTTCATCGCCATGTACTCGCTCGGCGCGTGGGGGCGGAACAGGGTGCGCGCCCACATCGTGCGCGGCGTCATCGTCGTCGGCATGTTCGCGTGGCTGTTCAGCGCGCTGCTGCAGGCCTCGGGGTTCTACTCGCTCAACGCCTCCATCTTCGAGAACGCCCCGGACGACGCCTGGATCCCCGCGCCGGTCGCGTCCGGCCTCGTCACGATCATCACCAACCTCCTCTACTTCGGCGGCGCCTGGTACTTCGGCGACCGCGCGTGGGCGTCGGCCCGCGACCGCTGCGCGCTCGAGACGCGCACGGCCGAGCTGGCGACGGAGCGCGAGCGCGTCGCGGAGCAGGCGGTGACGCTCGAGCGGGTGCGCATCGCGCGGGAGCTGCACGACGTCGTCGCGCACCACGTGTCGGTGATGGGCGTGCACGCAGGGGCGGCCAGGCGGGTCCTGGCGCGCGACGCGGAGAAGGCGGCGGCGTCGCTCGGCATCGTGGAGGACAACGCGCGGAGCGCCATCGAGGAGCTGCACCGGATGCTCGTCGCGCTCCGGCAGGAGGAGGACGACCGGGGCTCCGACGACGGCGCGGGCGCCGACCCGACCCGCACCGCGTCCACGCGCGGCGTCGACCAGCTGCACGAGCTCGTGGCGGACGCGTGCGGCGCGGGCCTCACGGTCGCCTACGACGTCATCGGCACGCCGCGACCGCTCACCCCCACGGTCGACCTCATCGTCTACCGGGTCGCGCAGGAGTCGCTCACGAACGTGCGGAAGCACGCGGGCGCGGGGACCCGGGTCGACCTCCGTCTCCGGTACCTCGCGGAACGCGTCGAGGTGGAGGTGAGCGACGGCGGGCCCGCGGGCGCGGCGGCGTCCGCGGCCCCGGCGCAGGTGCGCGGCGGGCCGGGCGGCCTCGGCCAGCGCGGCATGCGGGAGCGCGTGGCGGCGGTCGGCGGATCCATCGAGATCGGCCCGAAGGCCCGCGGCGGCTACCTCGTGCGCGCGTCGGTGCCGACCGGGCCGACGCCGGTCGTGCCGCCCGTGCCGATGCCCGTGCCGCTCGACGTGTCGATCCCCGAGGAGACCCGCGCATGA
- a CDS encoding MFS transporter produces MSDTTASARPAKGGDAAPAAPVVSRRAWQALIVLLAGMFIALLDTTIVNVALPTIRTSLDASESTLSWIISSYALAFGLALIPAGRLGDRYGHKWVFVTGIALFTLASLACGVAQDDLQLVIARVVQGLAGGLFVPAVTAFIQLLFPPQARGKAFAIMGAVIGVSSALGPIVGGLIIQAAGEESGWRLVFFVNLPVGLATVIAAIFLLPSRRVAEEVAGDVRAQSGQRAGAKQGGSAPAAAPSGVDLVGILLVSAGLVALLVPLIDGQDQGWPLWTYLSLAGGVVLLALFGAWEVMQTRRSKGVLVPPHLFSHPAFTGGVILAMVYFAAFTSIFFTISILWQSGLGNSALESGLVSIPFAIGSIVGSSQSNRLTNRLGRTVLVIGTALVSVGLIWLWLVLLNTAAADLNSWMLLVPLLLAGIGNGLFIAPNAQFIVATVDPAEAGAASGVIGTVQRVGSAVGIAVIGSVLFAGVAGAGIRGPQMVPQAFTDASASAMGVSAIFAVVAFALVFALPRRVSRGH; encoded by the coding sequence ATGTCCGACACCACCGCATCCGCCCGACCGGCGAAGGGCGGGGACGCCGCGCCCGCCGCGCCGGTCGTCTCCCGCCGCGCCTGGCAGGCGCTCATCGTGCTGCTCGCCGGCATGTTCATCGCGCTGCTCGACACCACCATCGTGAACGTGGCGCTGCCGACCATCCGCACGAGCCTCGACGCCTCCGAGTCGACGCTGAGCTGGATCATCTCCAGCTACGCGCTCGCGTTCGGCCTCGCGCTGATCCCCGCGGGCCGCCTCGGCGACCGCTACGGGCACAAGTGGGTGTTCGTGACGGGCATCGCGCTCTTCACGCTCGCCAGCCTCGCGTGCGGTGTGGCCCAGGACGACCTCCAGCTCGTGATCGCGCGCGTGGTGCAGGGGCTCGCCGGCGGGCTGTTCGTGCCCGCGGTGACCGCCTTTATCCAGCTGCTGTTCCCGCCGCAGGCGCGCGGCAAGGCGTTCGCCATCATGGGCGCCGTCATCGGCGTCTCGTCCGCGCTCGGCCCGATCGTGGGAGGCCTCATCATCCAGGCCGCGGGGGAGGAGTCGGGCTGGCGCCTGGTCTTCTTCGTGAACCTGCCCGTGGGCCTCGCGACCGTCATCGCCGCGATCTTCCTGCTCCCCAGCCGTCGGGTGGCCGAGGAGGTCGCGGGCGACGTGCGCGCGCAGTCCGGGCAGCGCGCGGGCGCGAAGCAGGGCGGATCCGCCCCGGCCGCCGCCCCCTCGGGCGTCGACCTCGTCGGCATCCTCCTCGTGAGCGCCGGCCTCGTGGCCCTGCTCGTGCCGCTCATCGACGGCCAGGACCAGGGCTGGCCGCTCTGGACCTACCTGTCGCTCGCGGGCGGCGTCGTGCTCCTCGCGCTCTTCGGGGCGTGGGAGGTCATGCAGACGAGGCGCTCGAAGGGCGTCCTCGTGCCGCCGCACCTGTTCTCGCACCCGGCCTTCACGGGCGGCGTGATCCTCGCGATGGTCTACTTCGCGGCCTTCACGAGCATCTTCTTCACCATCTCGATCCTGTGGCAGTCGGGTCTCGGCAACTCGGCGCTCGAGTCCGGGCTCGTCTCGATCCCGTTCGCCATCGGCAGCATCGTCGGCTCCTCGCAGAGCAACCGCCTCACGAACCGCCTCGGCCGCACCGTGCTCGTGATCGGCACCGCGCTCGTCAGCGTCGGCCTGATCTGGCTGTGGCTCGTGCTGCTGAACACGGCGGCCGCTGATCTGAACAGCTGGATGCTCCTCGTCCCGCTGCTGCTCGCGGGCATCGGCAACGGCCTCTTCATCGCGCCGAACGCGCAGTTCATCGTCGCGACGGTCGACCCCGCCGAGGCGGGCGCGGCGTCCGGTGTCATCGGCACCGTGCAGCGCGTCGGCTCGGCGGTCGGCATCGCGGTCATCGGCAGCGTGCTGTTCGCGGGCGTCGCCGGCGCCGGCATCCGCGGCCCGCAGATGGTGCCGCAGGCGTTCACCGACGCGTCGGCCTCGGCCATGGGCGTCAGCGCGATCTTCGCGGTCGTCGCGTTCGCGCTCGTGTTCGCCCTGCCGCGGCGGGTGTCGCGCGGGCACTGA
- a CDS encoding SDR family oxidoreductase: MSGARTHDQHDDHDLHEPGEGAAGQRTLWVSGAGSGVGRATAVAAARDGWRLVLSGRRRQALEETRALVEEAGSTAVVAPLDVTDDAALAAVVAGLDRLDGVVVAAGLNAPRRSWADQDLADFDRILATNLTGPAHQVAAALPLLRASGGTVVLVSSYAAWTHSPGAGVAYSASKTALGTLVRDLNAQEAGAGIRATHLCPGTIDSDFLALRPTVPDAAERAAMLTPDDVARAAMFVLASPPHVRIDELVLSPMSQRGGF, translated from the coding sequence ATGTCCGGAGCTCGGACGCACGACCAGCACGACGACCACGACCTCCACGAGCCTGGGGAGGGAGCGGCGGGCCAGCGCACCCTGTGGGTGAGCGGCGCGGGATCCGGCGTCGGTCGCGCGACCGCCGTCGCGGCGGCCCGCGACGGCTGGCGCCTCGTGCTCTCGGGCCGACGCCGGCAGGCGCTCGAGGAGACGCGCGCGCTCGTCGAGGAGGCCGGATCCACCGCGGTCGTCGCGCCGCTCGACGTGACCGACGACGCCGCGCTCGCCGCCGTCGTGGCGGGCCTCGACCGGCTCGACGGCGTCGTGGTCGCGGCCGGCCTCAACGCCCCGCGCCGCTCCTGGGCCGACCAGGACCTCGCCGACTTCGACCGCATCCTCGCGACCAACCTCACCGGCCCGGCGCACCAGGTGGCCGCCGCCCTCCCGCTGCTGCGGGCGTCCGGCGGCACGGTCGTGCTCGTCTCCTCGTACGCCGCGTGGACCCATTCGCCGGGCGCGGGCGTCGCCTACAGCGCGTCGAAGACGGCGCTCGGGACTCTCGTGCGCGACCTCAACGCGCAGGAGGCGGGCGCCGGGATCCGCGCCACGCACCTCTGCCCGGGCACCATCGACAGCGACTTCCTCGCGCTCCGGCCGACCGTGCCCGACGCGGCCGAGCGCGCCGCGATGCTCACCCCCGACGACGTGGCCCGCGCCGCGATGTTCGTGCTCGCGTCGCCGCCGCACGTGCGGATCGACGAGCTCGTGCTGTCCCCGATGTCGCAGCGCGGCGGGTTCTGA
- a CDS encoding alpha/beta fold hydrolase yields MLTETDLRLPDGRTLHCYDTGSGDGADLVVVYHHGTPNVGPPPAPLVEATEGRGIRWVSYDRPGYGGSTRHPGRSIAIIVADDLAVADALGVDRFAVLGHSSGAVLALAAAAALPGRVLGALCGAALAPIRAEGLDWFAGMHAGGERELRAAVAGREALEEELAASAFDPAMFTDGDLRALETDWAWLNGVASHGLDAGLGGMVDDDLALVADWGVDLAVVTVPVILLHGDADRIAPVAHARWLADRVPGAELVIRPGDGHIAVLRGAAEALARLRARIAAA; encoded by the coding sequence ATGCTCACCGAGACCGACCTGCGGCTGCCCGACGGCCGCACGCTGCACTGCTACGACACGGGATCCGGCGACGGCGCCGACCTCGTGGTCGTCTACCACCACGGCACGCCCAACGTGGGGCCGCCGCCCGCGCCGCTCGTCGAGGCGACGGAGGGCCGCGGGATCCGGTGGGTGTCGTACGACCGGCCGGGGTACGGCGGATCCACCCGGCACCCGGGCCGCAGCATCGCGATCATCGTGGCCGATGACCTGGCCGTCGCCGACGCGTTGGGCGTCGACCGGTTCGCCGTGCTCGGGCACTCGAGCGGCGCGGTGCTCGCGCTGGCCGCCGCGGCCGCGCTCCCGGGGCGGGTGCTCGGCGCGCTGTGCGGGGCGGCCCTCGCGCCGATCCGCGCGGAGGGCCTCGACTGGTTCGCCGGCATGCACGCGGGCGGCGAGCGGGAGCTGCGGGCCGCGGTGGCCGGACGCGAGGCGCTCGAGGAGGAGCTGGCCGCGTCCGCGTTCGACCCGGCGATGTTCACCGACGGCGACCTCCGCGCGTTGGAGACCGACTGGGCGTGGTTGAACGGGGTCGCGTCGCACGGCCTGGACGCGGGCCTCGGCGGCATGGTCGACGACGACCTCGCGCTCGTCGCCGACTGGGGAGTCGACCTCGCGGTCGTGACCGTCCCGGTGATCCTCCTGCACGGCGACGCCGACCGGATCGCGCCGGTCGCCCACGCGCGCTGGCTGGCCGACCGCGTGCCGGGTGCCGAGCTCGTGATCCGGCCGGGCGACGGCCACATCGCGGTGCTGCGGGGCGCGGCGGAGGCGCTCGCCCGGCTGAGGGCGCGGATCGCCGCCGCATAG